Genomic window (Eubalaena glacialis isolate mEubGla1 chromosome 6, mEubGla1.1.hap2.+ XY, whole genome shotgun sequence):
TAGTGgttacttttttcttattgatttatgatAGCTATTTATATATTATCCATACAATACAGGtactattttaaaattgtaagaaAAAGGCAGggtttaaaaatttcctttatttacactttttttttttccctctaggtCCTCCAGCGCCTGAGTTGTATGGCTGTCAAGGGAGAGATGTTCCTGGTGGCCAATCTTGGGACAAAGCAGCCTTGTCATAGCAGTGACCCAGGGTGCCCAAATGATGGCAGATACCAGTATAACACGAACGTGGTGTTCAGCAGTAATGGAACCCTGGTTGACAGCTACCGCAAACAAAACCTCTACTTTGAAGCAGCGTTCAATACCCCCCTGGAAGTGGATCGCATCACCTTTGATACCCCCTTTGCTGGCAAGTTTGGCATCTTCACTTGCTTTGACATATTGTTCTTCGACCCTGCTGTCAGGCTCCTCAGAGACTCAGAGGTGAAGCATGTCGTGTATCCGACTGCCTGGATGAACCAGCTCCCACTCTTGGCAGCCATTCAGATTCAGAGAGGTTTCGCCATCACCTTTGGCGTCAACTTTCTGGCTGCGAAcatccaccatccatctctgGGGATGACGGGAAGTGGCATACACGCCCCTCTGAAGTCCTTTTGGCACCATGACATGGAAAGCCCTGAAGGTCACCTTATAATTGCCCAAGTAGCCAAAAATCCACAGGGTCTCATTGGTACAGGGAATGCCACAGGGAAAATGGACCCATCCcatagtaagtttttaaaaatcttggcaGGGGATCCATACTCTGAGAAGGATGCTCAGGACGTCCACTGTGATGGAGCCCCCAAATGGAACACGAATGCCCCTCCCACGTTTAACTCTGAGATGATGTATGACAATTTCACCCTGGTTCCCGTGTGGGGCAAGGAAGGCTACCTCCGAGTCTGTGCAAATGGCCTTTGCTGTCATTTGCTTTACCAGAGGCCCACTCTGTCCAAGGAGCTGTATGCCCTGGGGGTCTTTGACGGCCTTCACACTGTGCACGGCACTTACTACGTTCAAGTCTGTGCCCTGGTCAAGTGTGGCGGTCTTGGCTTTGAAACCTGTGGGCAGGAGGTCACAGAGGCTGCGGGGATATTTGAGTTTCACCTGTGGGGGAACTTCAGTACCTCCTATATCTTTCCAATGCTTCTGACCTCAGGGATGACCCTGGAAACCCCTGACCAGCTGGGCTGGGAGAATGATCACTATTTCCTGAGGAAGAGCGGACTGTCCTCCGGCCTGGTGACGGCAGCTCTCTACGGGCGGTTGTATGAGAAGGACTAGGGGGTGTGGGGTGAGCTCCCCCTGCACTGGCACAGGCCAAAGCTCACAGCACCGGGACCACTTCTTCGCCCCAGAGCCCATCCTGGGAGCCATGGGAAGAGGTAGGGAGACAGATTTCGCCAGTGTCTTTTCCTCTTAAGCGCAAATTTGTGAGACATTTTCTGGTATTTTCTACtcacatttctatttttcaagCCACGTCTTCCTCCAGCAGATCTTCCATTACACAATTGTTTTAAGAgcgcaaacaaaaataaatgtcagtttATATTTTACATGTCCACAAAACAGCAGGTTTCGTGTGTGTTCTTGCTGTTGATCAAGTGACACCCAGGATAAACAGGTATTTCAGAAGCCTCAAACATTTTCTAGGGTAAGAAACAAACTCTCAGAGCAAAAGCCATGTTAGAAATGGCTGCCATGGGGACTTTTCCATTCTGGTTGGCCAGAATTCATCCCCCCGCACTGATTGTGCCAGAGCCGCCAGCAGCATCAGCAATGTGGATCCTGaggcagcttttaaaaatagaagggaaGCTTTTCTCACATCTGCCTTTCTGTCAGTGATCGGAATGTGTCAGGCAGGACTCAGAATAACTGGAAAGAAAGAGTGCAGTGCCCCGGAGAGAGAGGCTGGAAAAAAGTGCTGAGGAGAGGGCAGCGATGGGAACAGATGAGTCATAGGGTTCTTGTGCACAGCGTGTCTCATCCAGGGATTCCAGACACCTTAATAAATCACATTAGCTCTGGGCAAGAGCCTTCCGGCTGCCCAACAACTGTGCAGGGTGGAACGATGCTGGGAATTCATTCCCAGTCCGCTGGCAGGGCCTTCTCTTTGCAGACGGGTTGCAGGAACGGTGTGGGGTTTGGCCCGCTTAGTCTTTATTCAGTCACTCAACAGCTGTGTTTGGAAAGCCCACCAGGGACAGAGCGAGGACCTCCCAAAATATGGACTGCACGTGCAAAATCATATCAGTGTGTGAAGACATTCTTTAGGCCACTGGTCTGTATTATTTGTATCCAACATTTCAAAGTCACTTTGACTCTATGCCTAGTAACTGTTTCAGATCATTTTTAAGGTGCAAAATCGGtagcttttaaagaaaatggATAGTTAGCTTTCTGTGATTTGCCTCTTCAATGTGTGGCTATTTAGTTTCATCTCCTTTAtaaattaggtttttaaaaacagtatatGCATACATCTACACATAATTACatgaagtaaaaaatgaaattctttccCCATTCCCCCCACAGTGTGGCTTTCCAGACCCCTTCCTGGCTTTTAGGCAGGATAATAAAGGTCCTAGGGTCAGGCTCACCAGCTTTACTTTCTTGGCCTCCCTGTTTACCCTTCACTACGTAGACCTCGACTATTTATTTGAACCTTGCTgtgccccagttttctcatttgtgggATGTGTATTGAATCAATCATCCATGTGGGAAAGAAGCAAAGACCCGCTGACTCACTGCCTGCTTGCAAAGTCCTAGAATGAGTCAAGCCGGCCTTCAGGGAATTTGCAGGAACAGCTCAGGATTCCTGAGGAAACCCAGGAGGTCCCCCCGGAACGGGACGGGGACCTCTCCCACCAGATGCTGACGCAGACCCGGGAGGGGCGAGCTGGAGGGGGCACATGGCTCCGGATGTGGCCGCCCCTGCTCCAGGGAAACAGAAATCATCTCAGAAATGCATATTGTTGCTTCCTGCCAAGATGATTCAAATCatccagagagagacagaggccagGCCTAAACACAGACTTGGTGGAGCTACTTCACCCAGCAAACATTTTTGAAGCACCTGCTGGGTGCACATTTTGCTCTTCTGAGCAGAGTACTGAGAACTTTCCCCGAGTCACTATCTACTGACAATTCAGAACTAACTAACTGCTCGTGAAGTAGAAATGAGGGGGACAAGAAATTATggtttttatgataaaaagtagTTGCCAGATGGCAGAACAAAGTGGAGGGCAGGGGGGAAATgagtaaaataaatcattttcaggaaaaaaaaaaggcacgtaTGACTCACGGTTGTGATACGCTTCTGTCAGCTGTGATCCTGAAACTCAGGAAGCAGATGGCGATCTTGACCATAACACAGGGGCAGACACCCAGTGTATTTTTGGTGGAATGAGGCCTGGGGGAAGCGGCTGTCCGTATGGTTTCTCATGGGGGTGCAGCTGCGCCTCTCTGTGGTCTTCCGCGCAGAGGGAGTGAGAGACAACGATGGGCTTAAAAAGTCCTGTTCTTAG
Coding sequences:
- the BTD gene encoding biotinidase isoform X1, with protein sequence MVCIMSGASHQLALFLCGCCVAALGVQAEERCPAERHQAAQYVAAVYEHRSILSPNPLALTSREQALELMNQNLDIYEQQVMIAAQKGVQIIVFPEDGIHGFNFTRTSIYPFLDFMPSPHLVRWNPCLEPHRFNDTEVLQRLSCMAVKGEMFLVANLGTKQPCHSSDPGCPNDGRYQYNTNVVFSSNGTLVDSYRKQNLYFEAAFNTPLEVDRITFDTPFAGKFGIFTCFDILFFDPAVRLLRDSEVKHVVYPTAWMNQLPLLAAIQIQRGFAITFGVNFLAANIHHPSLGMTGSGIHAPLKSFWHHDMESPEGHLIIAQVAKNPQGLIGTGNATGKMDPSHSKFLKILAGDPYSEKDAQDVHCDGAPKWNTNAPPTFNSEMMYDNFTLVPVWGKEGYLRVCANGLCCHLLYQRPTLSKELYALGVFDGLHTVHGTYYVQVCALVKCGGLGFETCGQEVTEAAGIFEFHLWGNFSTSYIFPMLLTSGMTLETPDQLGWENDHYFLRKSGLSSGLVTAALYGRLYEKD